The following nucleotide sequence is from Longimicrobiales bacterium.
TCCGGCGCAGCCGGCGCACCTCTCACGCAGCCCCCGAAACAGCTCCCCGGCCAACTTCCGGTGGGGCCCCAGGGCCTTCAGCCCGTGGACTCGCTGATACTGAGCCATCTCTTCGATGGCTCCGCGCGCCCAACCGGCGAAGACCGGCGGTGCGCCGCAGTACGGGCAGGGCTCTGGACCGCAGCGAATAGGCTCTGTACCCATTGGAACATCACACGAACAATCTGGCCGCCACACCTTGTGAGGCATGTATTCCTCCAACACAAAAGGGTCCCGTATGGCGAACCACGCGGGACCCTCCCGAGCGGTTTAGCAATTTGTTAACCCGGTTGCAATCGCCTCAAATCACCGGAGAGCGGATCGGCCGCTCACCTTCAAATCTACATACAGACCTCGACGCCAGTATGGCTCAGGCGACGCGATTGTCGATCGTGACAAACCCAAGCCGCTGGAGATCGAGAAGGAATGCCTCAGGATCTTCGCAGCGGACCTGCTCGCCAGTCATTTGCCCCACCCGATCCGCAACCCGGGCCATCCAGCCCTCGAGCTGCTTCGGCGGGTGCCACTCATCCCGCCACATGGCGTCCGCAGCTTGCCGGTAGTCCGGGGCGATGAACACCGCGCCATCAATTGCTGTGATCTTTAGCATGTCGATCCCTCACTCCCCTCTACGGTACAGCTCGATTTCCCTGCGCTTGCTCCGGTCCGCCGAGTACATGCGCTGCTTCATATACTTGATGTCCCGCAGCGAGAGGCTCCGGTCCTCGAACGACTCTGCGCTCATGGCCAGGTCGGCCATCTCCTCTTGGACAACGAGGTCGTCGAAGCCCATCGCCTGGGCTTTCGCGGAAGCCTGAGTGAGGATCTGGTGTCCCCGCTCCCAATCTCCCGCATCACGTGCATCAAGCGCCTGCTGCCTCGCCCGTGCGACCTCCACGAGCAGGGCCTCTCTTTGCACTTCCGGCTCTGCCTTGCCGCCCTCTTCAGGCGAAAGCGTGATGGGGAGGCTGATGTTGTGGAGTTCGACCCCGCCATCTGCGGTGAGCACGTTGGCAACCACCGAGAGGGTCGCGACATCCGCGTCGGTTCCGATCCCGGCTTCCGGCCCAAGCAAGAACTCCATGATGATCCGGCGCGGCTCGCGGCCGTAGAGGTCACCCACCTCGAGCGTCAGCGCTTCACCTTCCGTGTGATTCGGGTACTGATGCACGACCTGAACGAAGTCGGCGTCTGCGCCGGGGTTGATGGTCACGCGCACGTTTTGCGCGACGAGCGACAAGAGCCCTTCGAGCTCCTCTTCGAAGATCCCGACGGCTTGGTCTGCTTCCTCGATGTAGTAGGTGGCCCCCTGCCCCGCGTCCGCCATGGCCTTGAGCAGGTCTTCGTCGAAGTCCGCACCAAAACCGACCGTGGTGGTCGAGATG
It contains:
- a CDS encoding VWA domain-containing protein, coding for MKTSILLDHEPVADGGFLVRALLSIEGEEVEDDRRTPLNLSLVLDRSGSMHGEKLAAARDAAVNLVKRLSLSDVVSVVAYDGDVEVVAAPDTGRAQSDLTQKIQSIGSRGMTNLSGGWLRGRDLVAQGAKEGAVNRVILLTDGHANVGITEPGKLVGLTQTAAGTGISTTTVGFGADFDEDLLKAMADAGQGATYYIEEADQAVGIFEEELEGLLSLVAQNVRVTINPGADADFVQVVHQYPNHTEGEALTLEVGDLYGREPRRIIMEFLLGPEAGIGTDADVATLSVVANVLTADGGVELHNISLPITLSPEEGGKAEPEVQREALLVEVARARQQALDARDAGDWERGHQILTQASAKAQAMGFDDLVVQEEMADLAMSAESFEDRSLSLRDIKYMKQRMYSADRSKRREIELYRRGE